A genomic region of Candidatus Caldatribacterium sp. contains the following coding sequences:
- a CDS encoding serine acetyltransferase yields MEGIERLTKALVENYRKTPRITCSEEREFPSRENVIRITEELRELLFPGYLGNTRLCWANVEYVVGCKLSRLFVELRREIEKALRSDPKALEGTPLSCEERAHQETERFFEKLPLIREMLDEDVQAAFDGDPAAKSIEEVILSYPCVIAISIYRMAHELFVQGIPLIPRMMTEYAHSITGIDIHPGAKIGRSFFIDHGTGVVIGETCEIGDNVKIYQGVTLGALSFPKDERGKIIRGKKRHPTIEDNVTIYAGATILGGETIIGSGSVIGGNVWLTHSIPPNTKVVIEEPRLRILENRPR; encoded by the coding sequence ATGGAGGGCATAGAGCGTTTGACTAAGGCCCTGGTAGAGAATTACCGCAAAACTCCACGCATTACCTGCAGCGAAGAGCGGGAATTCCCCTCTCGGGAGAACGTCATCCGAATAACGGAAGAACTCCGGGAACTCCTTTTTCCGGGATACCTTGGAAATACCCGTCTCTGTTGGGCCAACGTGGAGTACGTCGTGGGATGCAAACTCAGCCGGCTCTTCGTAGAACTGCGGCGAGAAATTGAGAAAGCCCTTCGCAGCGATCCCAAGGCCCTGGAGGGTACTCCCTTATCCTGTGAGGAGCGAGCACATCAGGAGACGGAGCGCTTTTTTGAGAAACTTCCCCTCATCCGGGAAATGCTTGACGAGGATGTCCAGGCTGCCTTCGATGGAGACCCAGCGGCAAAAAGCATCGAGGAAGTTATCTTGAGCTATCCCTGTGTCATTGCCATCTCCATTTACCGCATGGCTCACGAACTCTTCGTTCAGGGCATTCCCCTCATTCCGAGAATGATGACCGAGTACGCCCACAGCATCACCGGCATCGACATCCATCCCGGGGCAAAGATCGGTCGCAGCTTCTTCATCGATCACGGAACCGGAGTGGTTATCGGCGAGACCTGTGAAATAGGGGACAACGTGAAGATCTACCAGGGTGTTACACTGGGTGCTCTCTCCTTCCCAAAAGACGAGCGGGGAAAAATCATTCGGGGAAAGAAGCGTCACCCAACCATCGAGGACAATGTGACCATCTACGCTGGAGCAACAATTCTTGGCGGAGAAACAATTATTGGAAGTGGAAGTGTTATTGGAGGGAACGTCTGGCTCACGCACTCCATCCCTCCGAACACGAAAGTTGTCATTGAGGAACCACGCCTCAGGATCCTCGAGAACCGACCACGATGA